The following coding sequences lie in one Megalodesulfovibrio gigas DSM 1382 = ATCC 19364 genomic window:
- the thpR gene encoding RNA 2',3'-cyclic phosphodiesterase, giving the protein MRCFIGVPLPEAWKQTLETLIRHWTPRFATRLHWTRPETWHVTLQFLGNVDPGRVPSIATALARLQFPRFALHVEGGGYFPEARQPRVGWLGFGEGTDRLARCAQDLASLLTPLGFPAESRAFVAHATLFRVRDAAPRQDDPWQILPQQLAAMAWPPALVERIVLWHSTLDPAGARHAPLAWVDASDAVDA; this is encoded by the coding sequence ATGCGCTGCTTCATTGGCGTGCCCTTGCCCGAGGCCTGGAAGCAGACGCTGGAGACCCTGATCCGGCACTGGACGCCGCGCTTTGCCACGCGCCTGCACTGGACCCGGCCCGAAACCTGGCATGTGACGTTGCAATTTCTGGGCAACGTGGATCCGGGGCGAGTGCCGTCCATTGCAACGGCCCTTGCCCGCCTGCAGTTTCCCCGATTTGCCCTGCACGTGGAAGGGGGAGGCTATTTTCCCGAGGCGCGGCAGCCGCGCGTGGGCTGGCTTGGATTCGGAGAAGGGACAGACCGGCTGGCCCGGTGTGCGCAGGATCTGGCCAGCCTGCTGACCCCGCTGGGATTCCCTGCGGAGTCACGGGCTTTCGTCGCACACGCCACCCTGTTTCGGGTCAGGGATGCAGCACCCCGGCAGGACGACCCCTGGCAGATTTTGCCGCAGCAACTGGCTGCGATGGCGTGGCCGCCGGCCCTGGTGGAACGGATTGTGCTTTGGCACTCGACATTGGACCCGGCCGGCGCACGGCATGCGCCGCTGGCCTGGGTGGATGCGTCGGATGCCGTGGATGCATGA
- a CDS encoding CinA family protein: MQQCLCSPATDRIIEALAAQLRGRGWRLATAESCTGGLVAACCTAFSGSSAWFTGAVVAYDNSIKEHVLRVEPSVLRAHGAVSGPCVEQMALGVRALLRTEAAVAISGVAGPTGGTPGKPVGTVWIAWSVGQDLTAQRFLFSGDRTAVRLAAVEATLAGLAERLASQAG, from the coding sequence ATGCAACAGTGTCTGTGTTCTCCTGCAACAGATCGGATCATTGAGGCTTTGGCCGCGCAATTGCGTGGGCGCGGCTGGCGATTGGCCACGGCAGAGAGCTGCACTGGAGGTCTTGTGGCCGCCTGCTGCACGGCTTTTTCCGGCAGTTCGGCGTGGTTTACCGGCGCTGTGGTGGCCTATGACAACAGCATCAAGGAGCATGTGCTGCGGGTGGAGCCGTCGGTGCTGCGTGCACACGGCGCGGTGAGCGGGCCGTGCGTGGAGCAGATGGCCCTGGGGGTGCGGGCGTTGCTGCGCACCGAGGCTGCGGTGGCCATTTCCGGCGTGGCTGGCCCCACTGGCGGCACCCCGGGCAAGCCGGTGGGCACGGTCTGGATTGCCTGGAGCGTTGGGCAAGATCTTACCGCACAACGGTTTTTGTTTTCCGGCGATCGCACTGCGGTGCGTCTGGCCGCGGTGGAGGCAACCCTTGCCGGCCTGGCGGAGAGGCTGGCTTCTCAGGCGGGATGA
- a CDS encoding sigma-54-dependent transcriptional regulator, whose amino-acid sequence MLGHVPNLSRSLFRTRLFMYLAPSVIAIVGVTGWVGYSISDYYIHVGVERMTKVLNLAMGNALEQHLELCRQDLLNIARHEPTAENLRIFLEDRAAIRGAAYAELGYIPLEDQAVVVYVADGQAISAVPPGRVAEIRGSPLLLFNEIRNLAPGTVHMTAMREVEYPFFTSDKPYRRLSLHTFRMITPYVDASGQVVGHVFLGIDARELRNVLSLYNSPQSPIAAFPRSPTMRVAYFFDADGWIGFQSEDYARLDEPLSTQLARSGYSGSLGRPENLGAFRPFATHLPFWKMVGDVADGQSGMITLKGNDLPPEATGEYFLAYAPVHFSSVANATPQIVGGVAYLDRSRLPLLAGYEHVDTLLVVMVASMAFVLVIIYVVGTQASRPLYALADAVRAMRFQDRLLPLSLEVHGYETRILRDAVNHLVGIVNAQIEELCAKDRAIETAGMKEEVSMHKVAPDLEQALDDSMVPGIVGRGLRIEALRSEILKAARANVDVLIIGETGTGKQLAAEAVHRLSDRCTGPFISINCGALDENLLLDTLFGHTKGAFTGAKTDRKGAFLEAHGGVLFLDEIQAASQKVQQSLLRAISIRIIKPLGSDKEIPVDVRLIAATNIDLKEAIERNEFREDLYFRLNVITIHTPALRDNPEDIPALAFYYLHKAEKLVTKERVAFSKGALEKLKQYDWPGNVRELKNVVTRAVVMSEGPVIFAEDVLLDAEAKSVDASPALAEAHEGRGEDAAAVGSGLRTASETRLNARQQRVWPSIRERGEVTRAEYEQLVGGDIPSRTAAYDLQDLVRKGLLIKAGRGPATKYLVAAHKISWHAGETV is encoded by the coding sequence ATGCTGGGGCATGTGCCGAACCTGAGCCGGTCGTTGTTTAGAACCCGCCTCTTCATGTATCTTGCACCCAGTGTCATCGCTATTGTGGGGGTGACGGGATGGGTCGGCTATAGCATTTCAGACTATTATATCCATGTCGGCGTGGAGCGGATGACAAAGGTGCTGAATCTTGCCATGGGCAATGCACTGGAGCAGCACCTTGAGTTGTGCCGGCAAGACCTGCTGAACATTGCCCGGCATGAGCCCACTGCAGAAAATTTGCGGATTTTTTTGGAGGACAGGGCGGCCATTCGTGGTGCCGCCTATGCCGAGCTTGGCTATATCCCATTGGAAGATCAGGCGGTCGTCGTCTATGTTGCAGATGGGCAGGCCATCAGCGCAGTGCCGCCAGGGCGCGTGGCGGAGATTCGCGGCAGCCCATTGTTGCTTTTCAACGAGATCAGAAATCTGGCTCCGGGAACCGTGCACATGACCGCCATGCGGGAGGTGGAATATCCGTTTTTTACATCGGATAAGCCCTACCGCCGATTGTCGTTGCACACATTCAGAATGATAACGCCCTATGTCGATGCAAGCGGGCAGGTCGTCGGGCATGTATTTCTCGGCATTGATGCCCGGGAACTGCGCAATGTGCTCTCCTTGTATAATTCCCCGCAGTCTCCCATCGCAGCCTTTCCGCGTAGCCCGACCATGCGCGTGGCGTACTTTTTTGATGCAGACGGGTGGATCGGCTTTCAGTCCGAGGACTATGCCCGCCTTGATGAGCCGCTTTCCACGCAACTTGCACGTTCCGGGTATTCAGGCAGCCTCGGGAGGCCTGAAAATCTTGGTGCATTCCGGCCTTTTGCAACTCATTTGCCGTTCTGGAAGATGGTGGGTGATGTGGCGGACGGGCAAAGCGGCATGATCACCCTGAAGGGAAATGATTTGCCGCCAGAGGCGACGGGCGAGTATTTTTTGGCCTACGCACCGGTGCACTTCAGCAGCGTGGCCAATGCAACACCGCAGATTGTTGGCGGCGTTGCCTATCTGGATCGCAGCCGGCTGCCATTGCTGGCCGGCTATGAGCATGTGGATACGCTGCTCGTGGTCATGGTCGCGTCCATGGCGTTTGTGCTGGTCATCATTTATGTTGTCGGCACGCAGGCCTCCAGACCGTTGTATGCCCTGGCCGATGCGGTCCGGGCCATGCGGTTTCAGGATCGCCTGCTGCCGCTGTCGCTGGAGGTGCATGGCTACGAGACGCGCATTTTGCGCGATGCGGTGAATCATCTTGTGGGCATTGTAAACGCGCAAATCGAGGAGCTGTGCGCCAAGGATCGCGCCATTGAGACCGCCGGCATGAAGGAAGAGGTGAGCATGCACAAGGTGGCGCCAGATTTGGAACAGGCCCTGGACGACAGCATGGTGCCAGGCATTGTTGGCAGGGGGTTGCGCATTGAGGCACTTCGTTCGGAAATTCTCAAGGCGGCCCGGGCCAATGTGGACGTGCTGATCATCGGCGAGACAGGCACCGGCAAGCAGCTGGCGGCTGAAGCCGTGCACCGTCTGTCCGACCGTTGCACTGGGCCGTTCATCAGCATCAACTGCGGCGCGCTGGATGAAAATCTGTTGCTGGATACGCTGTTTGGCCACACCAAGGGCGCATTCACAGGCGCCAAAACCGATCGCAAGGGCGCGTTCCTGGAGGCGCACGGCGGCGTGCTGTTTCTGGACGAGATTCAGGCTGCCTCGCAGAAGGTGCAGCAGTCCTTGCTGCGTGCAATTTCCATCCGCATCATCAAGCCCCTTGGAAGTGACAAGGAGATTCCGGTGGATGTGCGTCTGATTGCTGCAACAAACATCGATTTGAAGGAAGCCATCGAGCGCAATGAATTCAGGGAAGACTTATATTTCAGGCTGAATGTCATCACCATTCATACCCCTGCATTGCGCGACAACCCGGAAGATATTCCTGCACTGGCCTTTTACTATCTGCACAAGGCTGAAAAGCTTGTCACCAAAGAGCGCGTGGCTTTTTCCAAGGGCGCGTTGGAGAAACTGAAGCAGTACGACTGGCCCGGCAATGTCCGCGAACTGAAGAATGTGGTGACGCGTGCGGTGGTCATGTCAGAAGGGCCTGTGATTTTTGCGGAAGATGTATTGCTGGACGCCGAAGCCAAGTCTGTGGATGCATCGCCGGCCCTTGCCGAGGCGCATGAGGGGCGAGGCGAGGATGCTGCCGCTGTTGGATCCGGTCTGCGGACCGCTTCCGAGACGCGCCTGAATGCCCGGCAGCAGCGTGTCTGGCCGAGCATTCGCGAGCGGGGCGAGGTGACTCGCGCCGAGTATGAACAGCTCGTCGGCGGCGATATCCCCTCGCGCACTGCAGCCTATGATCTGCAGGATCTTGTCCGCAAGGGCCTGCTCATCAAGGCCGGCCGGGGACCCGCCACCAAGTATCTTGTTGCCGCGCACAAAATTTCCTGGCACGCCGGAGAAACGGTGTGA
- a CDS encoding DVU0150 family protein, which produces MRGKIQLIGMVSSLLLLLVPAVAMAAGGGGAPIVIVSDTRDLEGILKWWGNLYNDSHLYFTLLTCALIPVVGVIFGVLADIVMSHIGIDLTSKDLPGH; this is translated from the coding sequence ATGCGAGGCAAGATTCAGCTCATAGGAATGGTCAGTTCGCTGTTGCTGCTTCTGGTCCCGGCAGTGGCCATGGCTGCGGGTGGCGGCGGCGCTCCAATCGTTATTGTTTCCGACACGCGGGATCTGGAGGGCATTCTGAAGTGGTGGGGAAATCTTTATAACGACAGCCATTTGTATTTCACCCTGCTCACCTGCGCCCTCATCCCCGTGGTGGGCGTGATTTTCGGTGTGCTGGCTGACATCGTCATGAGTCATATCGGCATCGACCTCACCTCCAAAGACCTGCCCGGCCATTAA
- a CDS encoding sulfite exporter TauE/SafE family protein, translating to MEWLFVHMPIAGVDIFWPGLIILGLGVGIIGGFFGMGGAWMVTPGLNILGFPMAFAIGTDIAHMAGKSLVSTMRHGKFGNVDYKLGAIMIVGTVAGFEVGAQMVMWLERMGNVEVVVRWLYVVLLTFIAWMVFSDVSKAKKKAREAAAKGETLTDEHGLQWHKTLQKIKIPPMVYLKVAGIHCSIWLPIGVSFFTGWLAGILGIGGGLIRMPALIYLLGCPTHVAVGTDLFEVMISGVYGAGTYTFKGRTELVAAIIMLVGASIGAQIGAVATKYIKGTGIKVAFGCAVVGCLISVLMKLAVKYLPAFKFYLDWGATFLVLGLVAALSIYIFMKMLDGARKELAMKKARS from the coding sequence ATGGAATGGCTTTTTGTACACATGCCCATCGCAGGCGTGGATATTTTCTGGCCCGGCCTGATCATTCTGGGCCTTGGCGTCGGCATCATCGGCGGGTTCTTCGGGATGGGCGGCGCCTGGATGGTCACCCCCGGCCTGAACATTCTCGGCTTCCCCATGGCCTTCGCCATTGGCACCGACATTGCTCACATGGCCGGCAAGTCGCTGGTGTCCACCATGCGGCACGGCAAATTCGGCAATGTGGACTATAAACTCGGCGCGATCATGATCGTCGGCACGGTGGCCGGCTTTGAAGTCGGCGCGCAGATGGTCATGTGGCTTGAACGAATGGGCAACGTGGAAGTCGTAGTGCGCTGGTTGTATGTGGTGTTGCTCACCTTTATCGCATGGATGGTCTTCAGCGACGTGTCCAAGGCCAAGAAGAAGGCCCGCGAAGCTGCGGCAAAGGGTGAAACGCTTACCGACGAACACGGCTTGCAGTGGCACAAGACGCTGCAGAAGATCAAGATTCCGCCCATGGTGTACCTGAAGGTGGCCGGCATTCACTGCTCCATCTGGCTGCCCATCGGCGTGTCCTTCTTCACGGGCTGGCTGGCTGGCATCCTGGGCATCGGCGGCGGCCTCATCCGCATGCCCGCCCTCATTTACCTCCTGGGCTGCCCCACGCACGTGGCGGTTGGCACGGACCTCTTTGAAGTCATGATCTCCGGCGTGTATGGCGCTGGCACGTACACCTTCAAGGGCCGCACCGAGCTCGTGGCCGCCATCATCATGCTGGTGGGCGCTTCCATCGGCGCGCAGATCGGCGCTGTGGCCACCAAGTACATCAAGGGCACCGGCATCAAGGTGGCGTTCGGCTGCGCCGTGGTGGGCTGTCTTATCTCCGTGCTCATGAAGCTCGCGGTGAAGTACCTGCCCGCGTTCAAGTTCTACCTCGACTGGGGCGCCACGTTCCTGGTGCTGGGTCTGGTGGCTGCGCTCTCCATTTACATCTTCATGAAGATGCTGGATGGCGCACGCAAGGAGTTGGCAATGAAGAAGGCCCGCTCGTAA
- a CDS encoding DUF4881 domain-containing protein, with translation MRINTILTRIALLLLPVLLWGCDYGNVIQGRVVEFNKETGIITFIKEESHDRKNPRYTALPPVTMRMPKDPHEIGPLPTPGGRIELNVKDNFVLVYDHDAKNFKKIPFTPVDIMTDVGRSHPMVAGKTFPIIEKDKRTVQVYSGRQRLLAKFTVDDDAIQLPDNTWIAGDEVRIFYKEEGQAARFMNITLTDIYKK, from the coding sequence ATGCGAATCAATACCATCCTTACCAGAATCGCCCTTCTGCTCCTCCCGGTGCTCCTGTGGGGATGCGACTACGGCAACGTGATCCAGGGGCGCGTGGTGGAATTCAACAAAGAGACCGGCATCATCACCTTCATCAAGGAAGAGTCGCACGACCGGAAGAACCCGCGCTATACCGCGCTGCCTCCGGTGACCATGCGGATGCCCAAGGACCCGCACGAAATCGGGCCGTTGCCCACCCCCGGCGGGCGCATTGAACTCAATGTGAAGGACAACTTCGTGCTGGTGTATGATCATGACGCCAAAAACTTCAAGAAGATCCCCTTCACGCCTGTGGACATCATGACCGACGTGGGCCGAAGCCATCCGATGGTTGCCGGCAAGACCTTCCCCATCATCGAGAAGGACAAGCGCACCGTGCAGGTGTACTCCGGCCGGCAGCGGCTGCTCGCCAAGTTCACCGTGGACGACGACGCCATCCAACTGCCAGACAACACCTGGATTGCCGGCGACGAAGTGCGCATCTTCTACAAGGAAGAAGGCCAGGCCGCGCGCTTCATGAACATCACCCTGACGGACATCTACAAGAAGTAA
- a CDS encoding response regulator: MDTTRVLLVDDEQDFLDLMQKRMAKRKIDLHVASSGQEALDLIRNSFFNVVILDVKMPGMDGIETLRQLRILSPDTQVIMLTGHADVETAVKGMELGAFDYMMKPMSFDYLLMKIQEANSMRSIGGM, encoded by the coding sequence ATGGATACCACGCGTGTGCTTCTGGTGGATGACGAACAGGACTTTCTGGACCTCATGCAAAAGCGCATGGCCAAACGCAAGATAGACCTGCACGTGGCCTCCAGCGGCCAGGAGGCTCTGGATCTGATCCGCAACAGCTTCTTCAATGTCGTCATTCTGGATGTAAAAATGCCCGGCATGGACGGGATTGAAACCTTGCGTCAGCTTCGCATCCTCAGCCCAGACACGCAGGTGATCATGCTGACAGGACATGCCGACGTGGAAACCGCCGTCAAGGGCATGGAGCTTGGCGCCTTTGACTACATGATGAAGCCCATGTCGTTTGATTATCTGCTGATGAAAATCCAGGAAGCCAATTCCATGCGCTCCATCGGCGGTATGTAG
- a CDS encoding PEP/pyruvate-binding domain-containing protein, protein MVSLRNRISQWLGLASPEQDPTALAALESLRKEFQGRCLHFKRLLQANSKSLHAMAFLEESREGKRSFTIQTLRSTCVDISTNVFTMIRSLDGMAPGKYDALQTSFKRIQASMEDSLRTHAAAASGPYIIALQQAGMQQALEIGGKLATLAQAARAVHAEIPRGFVITAAAFHRFLTFQGLQEELNRRIQIADASSLPDLIALSSTVQHGIIEADLPEDVTQAILDAYAELERQCGRPVKVAVRSSALGEDAHGASFAGQYRTELNVDRASLLEQYKEVAASKYGVTAMAYRQAKGLLDEEVAMCVGCLEMVDAVTSGVAYSANPMAPQDGTVQIHSVFGLPKAVVDGQTPADRFILARTDGQVLESHIAVKTSRIILHPVEGVMLDEMPPALQEQPSLNSAQALRVAWLALDLERYFGTPQDVEWAFDANDRLVLLQCRPLAVQDACADTTADAAQDELATLQQEALAHGGQTASPGVAAGPVFVVRQGAHLLQFPAGAVLVVQQALPRWAPLLQRAAAVVSASGSTAGHLANVAREFGVPAIFGIEDAVERLENAGEITVDADRRLVLPGRREDVLQAAPCPRKNTLLGSPAHRMLEQVASLIVPLTFLDPAAATFHPDYCATLHDITRFCHEKAVAEMFRSGEEHGSRAQAFPIGISKQLLLDGRPMQYWVVDLDDGFNKPVDGPTVTLDDIASTPMLAYWQGLTAIPWQGPPALDTRGFMSVMLEATANPNLEPGMASAFSQQTYFLISRYFMSLQSRTGFHFCTVEAMAGPQVDENTLFFNYNGGAASIDRRESRAQLIADLLAEHDFDVEVRMDTLTARLEGYDQPRMETALRLVGHLVQHTRQLDMIMGDAARAAATRESLRRDLLHVAAMESGEA, encoded by the coding sequence ATGGTCTCACTGCGAAACAGAATCTCCCAGTGGCTCGGGCTGGCCAGCCCGGAGCAGGATCCAACCGCCCTCGCCGCTCTGGAGTCCCTGCGCAAGGAATTCCAGGGACGTTGCCTGCACTTCAAACGATTGTTGCAGGCAAACAGCAAGTCTTTGCATGCCATGGCTTTTCTTGAAGAATCGCGGGAAGGCAAACGCAGCTTCACCATCCAGACATTGCGCAGCACCTGCGTGGATATTTCCACCAACGTCTTCACCATGATTCGCTCTCTGGATGGCATGGCCCCAGGCAAGTACGATGCGCTGCAGACTTCCTTCAAGCGTATCCAGGCGTCCATGGAAGATTCTTTGCGCACGCATGCGGCGGCGGCTTCCGGCCCGTACATCATTGCGCTGCAGCAGGCAGGCATGCAGCAGGCGCTGGAAATAGGCGGCAAGCTGGCCACCCTGGCCCAGGCCGCACGGGCGGTGCATGCCGAAATCCCCCGGGGCTTCGTCATCACGGCGGCAGCCTTCCACAGGTTTCTCACGTTCCAGGGCCTGCAGGAGGAGCTCAACCGACGGATTCAGATTGCAGACGCCTCTTCCCTGCCCGATCTGATCGCCCTGTCCTCCACTGTGCAGCACGGCATCATCGAAGCGGACCTGCCGGAAGACGTGACCCAGGCCATTCTGGATGCCTACGCCGAGCTGGAACGCCAGTGCGGCAGACCGGTCAAGGTGGCCGTCCGCTCCAGCGCCCTGGGCGAAGACGCGCACGGCGCCTCCTTTGCCGGGCAGTATCGCACGGAACTCAATGTGGATCGCGCCTCCCTGCTGGAGCAGTACAAGGAGGTGGCCGCCTCCAAGTACGGCGTCACGGCCATGGCCTATCGCCAGGCCAAGGGACTCCTGGACGAGGAAGTGGCCATGTGCGTGGGCTGCCTGGAGATGGTGGACGCCGTAACCAGCGGCGTGGCCTACTCCGCCAATCCCATGGCTCCCCAGGATGGCACCGTGCAGATCCACAGCGTCTTCGGCCTGCCCAAGGCCGTGGTGGACGGGCAGACCCCGGCAGATCGCTTCATCCTGGCACGCACCGACGGGCAGGTGCTGGAATCGCACATCGCCGTCAAAACCAGCCGCATTATCCTGCATCCCGTAGAAGGGGTGATGCTGGACGAAATGCCCCCGGCCCTGCAGGAACAGCCCAGCCTGAACAGCGCCCAGGCCCTGCGCGTGGCCTGGCTGGCCCTGGATCTGGAACGTTACTTCGGGACGCCCCAGGATGTGGAATGGGCCTTCGACGCCAACGACCGTCTGGTGCTGCTGCAGTGCCGGCCCCTGGCCGTGCAGGATGCCTGCGCCGACACCACGGCAGACGCGGCCCAGGACGAGCTGGCCACCCTGCAGCAGGAGGCCCTGGCCCATGGCGGGCAGACCGCCAGCCCCGGCGTGGCGGCGGGCCCGGTGTTCGTGGTGCGCCAGGGGGCGCACCTGCTGCAATTCCCTGCCGGGGCCGTGCTGGTGGTGCAACAGGCCCTGCCCCGCTGGGCGCCCTTGCTGCAGCGCGCGGCGGCGGTGGTCAGCGCCAGCGGCAGCACGGCCGGGCATCTGGCCAACGTGGCCCGGGAATTCGGTGTGCCGGCCATTTTTGGCATCGAGGACGCCGTGGAGCGGCTGGAGAATGCCGGCGAGATCACCGTGGATGCGGACCGCCGTCTGGTGTTGCCCGGCCGGCGCGAAGACGTGCTCCAGGCCGCGCCCTGCCCGCGCAAAAACACCCTGCTGGGCAGCCCGGCCCACCGCATGCTGGAGCAGGTGGCGTCCCTCATCGTGCCGCTGACCTTTCTGGATCCCGCCGCCGCGACCTTCCATCCGGACTACTGCGCCACCCTGCACGACATCACCCGCTTCTGCCACGAAAAAGCCGTGGCCGAGATGTTCCGCTCCGGCGAGGAACACGGCAGCCGCGCCCAGGCCTTCCCCATCGGCATCAGCAAGCAGCTGCTCCTGGACGGCCGCCCCATGCAGTACTGGGTGGTGGATCTGGACGACGGCTTCAACAAGCCCGTGGACGGCCCCACCGTCACCCTGGACGACATCGCCAGCACCCCCATGCTGGCCTACTGGCAGGGGCTCACGGCCATCCCCTGGCAGGGACCGCCCGCCCTGGACACCCGGGGCTTCATGTCCGTGATGCTGGAGGCCACCGCCAATCCGAACCTGGAACCCGGCATGGCGTCCGCCTTCTCACAGCAGACGTACTTCCTCATCTCCCGCTACTTCATGAGCCTGCAGTCGCGCACGGGCTTTCACTTCTGCACCGTGGAGGCCATGGCCGGCCCCCAGGTGGATGAAAACACCCTGTTCTTCAACTACAACGGCGGCGCAGCCAGCATCGACCGCCGCGAATCCCGGGCCCAACTCATCGCCGATCTGTTGGCCGAGCACGACTTCGACGTGGAAGTGCGCATGGATACCCTCACTGCCCGGCTGGAAGGCTACGACCAGCCCCGCATGGAAACAGCCCTGCGGCTGGTGGGGCACCTGGTGCAGCACACCCGGCAACTGGATATGATCATGGGCGATGCAGCCCGGGCCGCCGCCACCCGCGAAAGTCTGCGGCGGGATCTGCTGCATGTCGCCGCCATGGAATCCGGAGAGGCATAG
- a CDS encoding sensor histidine kinase: MQSTPYTALRLKIIGATLVLSLAPLFTLGYFIHTSFSQAYTEKVERALRIIMEDKRNAIDMFLEASLAQLRTVAESYTLAELSDQDRLTRVLGTLQGNFRAFMDIGVIDEDGNHVAYAGPYKLKGLNYSQEVWFNEVMRRGIHVSDTFLGFRNYPHCIVAVLRREPDKVWALRATVDSDVFTSLVRAVPMGRQAEAFLVNGQGVLQTLSSRHGGVLSTASLRMDGHFGGARLYASSLPNGRTLLTGMTWLQQANWMLVVQEDPAEEMSPLLRTQRQTFFIVLAGAFIVLAGALFTSSRIVARLAQADKEKAAMDAALLQSGKIAAIGKLAAGVAHEVNNPLTLIRESAGWIRDLLSEENKTQIANFDEIDEALVKIDQHVERARTVTHRLLGFARRMEPMQEHIDLNAVLEQTTKFLESEALYRNISIDKHFDRSLPCITTDPAQLQQVFLNLLENAIDAIDRGGKIVISSGHTETEVYASITDSGHGIPRHVQDRIFDPFFTTKKVGEGTGLGLSISYGIIEKLGGRITVASEEGQGATFTVHLPQVAAC; this comes from the coding sequence ATGCAATCCACGCCATACACCGCCCTGCGCCTCAAAATCATCGGCGCCACCCTGGTGCTGTCCCTCGCGCCCCTGTTTACCCTGGGCTACTTCATCCACACCTCCTTCAGCCAAGCCTACACGGAAAAAGTGGAACGCGCCCTGCGCATCATCATGGAAGACAAGCGCAACGCCATCGACATGTTCCTGGAAGCCAGTCTGGCCCAGCTGCGCACCGTGGCCGAAAGCTACACCCTGGCCGAGCTGAGCGATCAGGATCGCCTGACCCGCGTGCTCGGCACCCTGCAAGGCAACTTCCGGGCCTTCATGGATATCGGCGTCATCGACGAAGACGGCAACCACGTGGCCTATGCCGGCCCGTACAAGCTCAAAGGGCTCAATTACAGCCAGGAAGTGTGGTTCAACGAGGTCATGCGCCGCGGCATCCATGTGAGCGATACCTTCCTGGGCTTCCGCAACTACCCCCACTGCATCGTGGCGGTACTGCGCCGGGAGCCGGACAAGGTCTGGGCCCTGCGCGCCACCGTGGATTCCGACGTCTTCACCTCCCTGGTGCGCGCCGTGCCCATGGGCCGGCAGGCCGAAGCCTTTCTGGTAAACGGCCAGGGCGTGCTGCAGACCCTCTCCTCCCGTCACGGCGGCGTGCTGAGCACGGCCTCCCTGCGCATGGACGGGCACTTTGGCGGGGCCCGGCTGTATGCATCCAGCCTGCCCAACGGCAGAACCCTGCTCACGGGCATGACCTGGCTGCAGCAGGCCAACTGGATGCTGGTGGTGCAGGAAGATCCGGCGGAGGAGATGTCCCCCCTGCTGCGCACGCAGCGCCAGACGTTCTTCATCGTCCTGGCCGGGGCCTTCATCGTTCTGGCCGGGGCCCTCTTCACCTCCAGCCGCATCGTGGCCCGGCTGGCCCAGGCAGACAAGGAAAAGGCCGCCATGGATGCCGCGCTCCTGCAGTCCGGCAAAATCGCCGCCATCGGCAAGCTGGCCGCCGGCGTGGCGCACGAGGTCAACAATCCCCTGACCCTCATCCGCGAAAGCGCCGGCTGGATCCGCGATTTGCTGTCGGAAGAGAACAAAACGCAGATCGCCAACTTTGACGAAATAGACGAAGCCCTGGTCAAGATAGATCAGCATGTGGAGCGCGCCCGCACCGTGACGCATCGGCTGCTGGGCTTTGCCCGCCGCATGGAGCCCATGCAGGAACACATCGACCTCAACGCCGTGCTGGAGCAGACCACCAAGTTCCTGGAAAGCGAGGCCCTGTACCGCAACATCAGCATCGACAAACACTTCGACCGCTCCCTGCCCTGCATCACCACGGATCCGGCCCAGCTGCAGCAGGTGTTTCTGAACCTGCTGGAGAACGCCATCGACGCCATCGATCGCGGCGGCAAGATCGTCATTTCCAGCGGACACACCGAAACCGAGGTCTACGCCTCCATCACGGACTCGGGCCACGGCATTCCGCGACACGTGCAGGACAGGATCTTCGATCCCTTCTTCACCACCAAAAAGGTGGGCGAGGGCACCGGGCTGGGGTTGTCCATCAGCTACGGCATCATCGAAAAACTGGGCGGTCGCATCACCGTGGCCAGCGAAGAAGGCCAAGGCGCCACCTTCACCGTGCACCTGCCCCAGGTGGCAGCCTGCTGA
- a CDS encoding response regulator → MAPVNVLIIDDEEEFVSLIVKRLGKRGLSAAGVTSGRKGLEHLEAHTVDVVILDVMMPDLNGLDTLKEIKKRHPTVEVIMLTGHGSVKTGLEGMSYGAFDYVLKPYNIDELLQKIHIAAERKALRGE, encoded by the coding sequence ATGGCACCCGTGAATGTCTTGATCATCGATGACGAAGAGGAATTCGTGTCCCTGATTGTCAAGCGGCTGGGCAAGCGCGGCCTGTCTGCCGCCGGTGTCACCAGCGGCCGCAAGGGACTGGAACATCTGGAGGCCCACACCGTGGACGTGGTGATTCTGGATGTGATGATGCCGGACCTCAACGGCCTGGACACCCTCAAGGAAATCAAAAAACGCCATCCCACCGTGGAGGTGATCATGCTCACGGGCCACGGGTCGGTGAAAACCGGCCTGGAGGGCATGAGCTACGGCGCGTTCGACTACGTGCTCAAGCCATACAACATTGATGAATTACTGCAGAAAATACACATCGCCGCAGAGCGCAAGGCCCTGCGCGGCGAATAG